Part of the Microcebus murinus isolate Inina chromosome 19, M.murinus_Inina_mat1.0, whole genome shotgun sequence genome, ATACCTTAAGTCAAAAAGAAGGTTCAGTGTAACAGTGTATGTTCTCTATTACTGAAAAGGAGGGAACATGTCTGGAATAACTCTAGAGCAACACACAAGTAATCAGCAACACGGGGTACTGTGAACGTGAACCCGATCCTGGAGCTGATTCCCATCCTTCCACTACCTCATCTGTGAGATTCTCTGCTGAGGGTCCCTTACCTCAGGCCCTCCGCCTAGAGGATGGTGCTTGTTTACAAGGCCTTTGGTTACCCCCTCCCCTACAAACTAGAAATTTCAGTAAAAGAACAATTTTATGTGATTCACACTAAATCTCATGAAGAGCTAGGCAAGACATGTTACTACATCAACTCCACAGAACTAACACAATGCTAAGAATAAGAGGGGCAGAGTAGATACTGAAGTGTAACAAAGGGACACAATGTCAAATTGACCTTCCAGGAGGAAAGAGCCTCCCATCCTCCAAAACCATTAAATTCTATTAATTTGGCAAGGGATCCTTAGGACAGGGATGAAAAATTAGTCCCACATGCTGGTATCAGCTGATACACCTGATAATAAGCTAATggagcaaaaaaaaagaattttttttttaagcaaaatgtATCGTAAATATATTCATTCCTTGTACTGAAGGTGGGGGAGAGAAACTTATTTCAAGTATACTGCTGGAAAAGCCATTATTTTTGACAGGCATGAATACCAATGACAAATCAGAtgaatctttgaaaatattaacaaaatggcaatataaAAAGGCACTTTATAGacatcattgaaaaaaaatgaagattgaggcctaacactctgggaggccacagcagaggactgcttgagcttatgagtttgagaccagccagagcaagagcaagaccccatttctactaaaaacagaaaaaattagctgggcacggtaggaggctgaggtaggaggatcacttgactccaggagattgaggttgcagtgagctctgatgatgccactgcactctagcccaggtgacagagcaagactgtctcaaaacaaaaaaaagattgagaaaaatgttggttttatagatttattttcaaaGCGTAAAATGCTTAACACAATTTAAATACAAGTCCAACAGAATTACTCTGTTAAAGTCAGCAATAATGCCAAAATGCGTTCTCACGTCCAGACACTCGCCAGTATCATCTGAATCTTCTCTCAGTGAAGCAAGGGGGTCTGGGAAAGACAAAACAAGTTCAGTGTTTCTTTCTGGTGTATTGTTACTGACTCCAAGTGACATCTTTAAGGTGCTAAATCTAGGGTAACTAAAAGTTAAAGACACTAATATAATGTTTTAATTCAAAAAAGGCTAATTTGATTATTCTAGAGCCTAAATAACAAGACCTAATATTTACTGAGAGGCTTCTTACATCAGGCATTGTACTATGTGATGTACATACACCATTCACAAAAGCCCCAGATAGATCCTATCattaccccattttacatatgaggaaactgaggcttaagagTTAAGCAGCCTACCTGAGGCTTATAGAGTATAGCAGAGCTGAGAATAAATTTGGTTGTCTCTTACCCCATAGCCCATCTCCTTACCCATGAGGCCTCTTGCCTAGGGTGGGTAATTTGAGGAAACAGAGGTCTATTTCTGAGTTATACCCTGCTCAATATTTTGTACAAGACTCTGTGTTTATGAGAAGGGCTAACAATCATGGGAGTCCTGTCCAGGAGTGACTGCTCTCAACCTCTCTTGAGGATAAAGATCATCACTAGGCTGGGCCCTGAGTAGCAGATAACTGAAAGCGGCTTGCATTTTTAACTAGTGAAAATCATTCCATAGACCCActcagttttataaaaagaacaagaaaaaaagataaaatgactaATGAAAATCTGGCAAGCACTTctactttttcattcctttttgagtATCCTTTATTAAAGAACCACAGACAAATTAATTCTATGGAAGAATACTATTTTATAAGTCAAATTATTTACctgatattttattcatatacatCCTTCTTATCTGCAATGTAATCTACAATTTCTTGTGGACACATTaacttttctgcatctatatcaGGAATTTCAAaccctaaaagaaaaatttacaacaATGTGAGTGCAAAAAAAGCAAATCGTTTACAACTAAAAGCACCTGACCTTTCTGTAACACCTACAATTATGTAGAAATTTTCCAGCAACTCTGAATCTGTTCAGGTTGTGAGCCAGTTAGGTTCTAAACAATGTGCGTATCATGTTGGGTATaatggtttgggttttttttaaaaaagagagaattcaCATAATAGAAAATTCCTCCTCGTAAATtatataattcagtgatttttagtatattcacacgGTTGTACTACCATCACCATTCTCTCactctagaacattttcatcacccctgAAAGAAACCTAGTACCCATTAGTCACTCCCCATCATCTGCACCCCTGCACCCACAATCTGCTGTCTGTATGGATTTGTCTCTTcttgacatttcatataaatggaatcatgcaatacaatatgtggtctttcgtgtctggcttctttcactcagcatgttCTCAAGGTCCAGCCATGTCGTCACGTGTACCatacttcactcctttttatgaaCGGTTGGGTTTTGATAGTTAATATTTACTAAGTGATGACTTTGGGTGATGACTGTGTTGAGCGTTTTATACATAATCTCTacctttaattctcacaacaatcccaATCCTGAGACTCCTATCATTATCACTTTCATTTTCCAGCTGGGAAACAGGCTTTGAGAGACAGTTACTTACTTGTACAGGCTCATACATGGCTAAGCCAAATTCCAGACCTGGTATTCTTAACTACTAGATAAACAATAGTCCCTCTAGACAGCATAACCTGTGAGGAATTTTAACTAAGCCCTGCTCGTAGTCCTTGGCTTCCTATTCAAACAACCCACCCATACATGAGCCATGAAGTCTCAGAGTATGAAATAAAGATAAGAGTGTGCATGTGAGGGTGTTATAGGAGACCAAGGCCACAGGGCTATGTGTGTGTCTTGTCCTCTGCACACCTTGTTGCTTCCACCTGGCTCGTGTTGCCCTAACTCATGAGGGGGCTAAGGTGTCATCGGCATCTCTATAGGGTGAGGCTTTTGCACTTCATTTTGGAAGCTCATCTTAAGAATCAGCCCCATACTCTTCCAGGCCTCTTCCCGTCTTTCACTTCTCAGTGCCCCACTCACTGATCACTGTGTCAAGCCTGCATTAAGTACTTTCTGAATAAAGTACTGTCCCTAATGCACTGTCCCTAATATTTACTTTACCTGATGGTAAGCAGGTGGGGaagcgggggtgggggtgagtgGATGCTACTGTTTCTATTAATGTTTTATTCCAATTCCATTCAGACTCTCAGCATTTCAATTTAATCCACCTAAGTCAAAAATCACAATATACAGATACAGGAAATACAAGACTAAGCCTGCATGTGTTACCAAATTCATCTTCCATGGCCATGATAATCTCCACTTGGTCCAAACTGTCTAAGCCCAGGTCTTTCATAAAATGAGAATTTACTGAAAGCTGCAAGAAAGGAATACCAAACACAAAATTTAGTCCATGAAAGCATTTGCTTCCCAAGATAACTGTGGTACAATTCCACTTAATCAttacattaaagatatttttttaaatgtaaagaggCTATAACTAACATTATATATTTAACCTATGCTGGCACATACATGGTGCTTCATcttattcaattttgttttgaaatgggtaataatatatgcaaatctaatGAAGGACTTCACTCTACATATTTTACTAAGATCTTTGATTACTGTTCTGAATGACATCCAAGGGACTTTGGGTTTTATTGCTGCCTTACTGAAAACTAAGACTCCACATTTTAGAAGTAGCATTCCTCCCTTCAAGAGTAACAGACTATTATAAACTGTAGGCAGCTTCAAATTATAAAGTGTTTTATTATCATCCTGCCTTCAATTCAGACCTCAAGATCACCAGGAAGAATTCTTCAAAAACCCTTATCAAAAACATATCTTACCCACACTACAGATTCAATTATtaaagaaggaatttttaaatgtatcactATGAGAAGAATTCCAAGAAGAGTTAAAACAGAAAAGGGCAGAACAGTGTTTTACAGTGCGCTGCCACTTGTGTTTTCTGAAAAGGGTGGCAGgtacacataaatacatataatatgtatatctgtgtgtatactTCCTTACATGTGCACTGAGTATCTCTGGAAATGGTCTCAAGAAGGTGGTAATATTGGATGTCTCCCAGAAGAGGACATGGGTGGCTGGGAGCCAAGGAGACTTTTTACTAAATATCCTTTTAGACCCTTTGCATTTTGTACCATGTGATTActctaaatttaaagaaaaaaatttaaaccaccATCAGTTACCTTCTCTGGGTCAATCTTGTCATAGAGTTTCAACACATAAAGAACACGGTCCTTGATTCCCTCTAATGTCAAAGGGGGAGCGTCACTATACTGGCGGCACAACCGTGTAACTTGACTTGGAACCTAGAGCAAGGGCAAGAAGGAAACACTGTCATTGAACCTAAAATGCCTCTAAATCAATGTGCAAGCCTATAGATACCTTTCACAAAGCTTCCTTGGCTTTAGAGGACACGCATCATCTGATTCTAACTGTGGCCACTGGGACACAGCAAGTTGGGCGTGGTGtcacacgcctgtaatctcagctactcaggagggctgaggcgggaagatcgattgagcccaagagttcaagtctGAGGTTTGGAGTTCTTAAGGCATTTCCCCATAGAAAGTAGGTTTGCTTGTTGGGGCTCAGGTGAGTCTCATCACAAAGGTCTgtgaaaaatcataataaaacatACTGCCCAGTCTACCAAACCAGTATATACCTCTGTAAGAAACATTTGTCTTGCATAAAAATCAGGCATTGCAATCAGATTTAATCAGCATGCTAAAGAGATCAGTTGGAGAGTTTTATGGATATTCTAAAGAGTATTTCTTCCAAGTGTCACTTCCAAGTGACTTCTTTTTGTCTAAATGTATGGTCTCCTCTCCTTTCCAATTACAGCATGGATTGAGGAGACTTTCACCAGTCCTACTTATCAGCAATGACTTGAAGAGGTTTCCAAGTCACAAAtaaaagcaagcagaaagaagTAAAGATTAAGAGGGAGAAGTAACAGTGGAAATGTCAGAAAAGAAGTTTGAGGTGGAAGGATCTAACAGAGGCTGTCTGTGTGCATATCAAGAAATGGTACATGggttggtgtggtggctcatgcctgtaatcccagcactttgggaagatgaggcaagaggatcacttgaggccaggagttcaagaccagcctgggtaacatagcaagaccttcatctctaaaaaaatttttttaaaaactagccaggggtggtggtgtgcacctgtggtctcagctactcaggaggctggggcaggatgaTCACTCAGGAGTTTGaactataattgtgccactgaaCTCCAATCTGGGCAATagcagagtgagacactgtctcttaaaaaaaaatgaaaagaaaagaagaaaaaagaaaagaaaaaagcaaagcaaagcaaagaaaagaaggaaaaaaagaaatgaaatgaaatggtaCAGGTAGAATTCATGCATACACAGAGAGAAAAGGTGGGGCCTGACAAgtgccagggaaggggctggtgaGGGTGTTTGTACATGGCTACCCATGTTACCCACTAGGTGTCAGCATTGCCCCAGCAGCACTGGCAAGTACCTATAGGGGCCAGGTGGGCACCACGTGATTAAATCAAATTAAAGGAGTCTCCACGTGGAGGCTACATGCCAGTCTAAAGTAGGGTGCTGCAGGGAGGTCAGCACAAGGCAGTAAGGTGTAGTGGGCAAGAGCTCAGACTCTGGAACTAGACTGCCTACGTCTGCACCCCAATACTCTTATTCACTATTTGActagcaagttacttaacccttctatgcctccatttccttatctgtaaaatggggataaacaATAGCACCACAATCAGAGGACTGTAGTGAGGCATCAGTGAAATGAAGTAAAGGGCTTAGAACACTGGCTGGCACATGTATGGCAAATGCTATTTAGGGTTATCTAGAAGGTTCATGAGAACAACGACCTGCCAGTTTGATACCCTGGCTATAGTGTAGCCTCCAAATACTTGATCCTGTTCCGTCCCTCTCATGCCCCTCCTTCCGGTCTCTGTATTTCTTATCAGTAAGTCAGGCTATGGTACTACCCTAACTACTTTATACACATCATCTCCTTTAGCTCTCACAGCAATCCCATGAGATGCACGGTACTATCACTCCCCTCCTTTTatcagtgaggaaactgaggcagagaagggTTAGGTATCCACCTCCCCAAGTTTCCCTGCATGACCTCTTAGAGGGTCTTACTTAGTGCTCCTTCCTGCTGGATCTCAgctgtttaaagaaaataaaaggggggGGAGGGCTATAGAATGGGCAAGCACCTCCCAGCAGGCAACATGGGTTGTTTCTGGATCTATACTCATGTGCAGCATAAACCGCCTCCTCCAGACATCAGAGAAGGCACTGTTTGCAAGGAGAGAGCGACTACCCTCCCAACTAGTGACTTAAACTGATTAGTTTCCATCAGAATCCTTATACTCTACTGGGGTCCATCTGTGCCTGAGGGACACTCAGAGGAAGCTAAGGACACAGCATTAAAGGCCACGTCTACGAGCTGCCCACTGGACAGCTCTATCCTGGTAACCCAGACATCTCAAACTCAACTGTCTGGAAATGCAGTCTGCAAAACTTCTGCTCAAAACCTCTATTTCCTCTTCACCACCTAGGGCTCTAGCCAGAAATCTCAGTGCCAACTTCCACTTTTCCCATTCTCTCACCATCACGGTTACTTGGTCACCCAGTCTAGCTGATTGGGAAGAAAGGTCTAGGTACCACACCCCACGAACTGTTAGGAAATTCTTTTTGTGCTCTGGCTGATGGACAGTTTAGATTTGGGGCCTGCCCGGATCAAGGCACTACCCTTGTCCTTTTTTCTTACCTTCTATTTTGTATCACCTGGTGTTTTCATACCCAAGAAAGATGCCTTAGCTCTCTTTTCTTGGGAAAAAGAGTATAAATGAATAACTAGTTGCTCTGGGGTCAGCAAAGTGGAAGGATGTGAGGAGAAATTCAGCAGCAGGGAATGGGTGAAATGAACAATAGTTGAGATGAATGAGGGCTGGGTGGAAGTTTGGGGTATATAGGAAATAACAGAAACTAATAGAGACAGTCCAGGGAAACTGTGTGGTAAGAGAACCCTGGAGCCTACCAACATTTAAGGGTTAGATAGAGAAAATGCTCAACAAGGTAGGAACAGAAAGACAGGGGACAGACTAAGGGAGAACAGTGTCAGAACCAGGGAAGGAGCTGGCATGTTTAACATAAGGGCTGCAAAGTGTCCAATGAAGTTATGAGCTAATGTCTTTCTTTTGTATCCATCTCTGTATCCCTCAACAGCTAGCATGAGGCCTGGCAAgtagttgtccctcagtatctttGAATGAACTTAGTCAAAACTACTTtgtaagtataaataaaatggttCCTCTGCTGTATATGTAAACCAGATGGAGGTAGTGGAACATCATCAAGCACCTTGCTATTCAAAGC contains:
- the NDUFAB1 gene encoding acyl carrier protein, mitochondrial produces the protein MAARVLSSCVRRLPAAFASLPRVPTLSTARPLSTALCPAGTRTRPGASQPASVLAQVPSQVTRLCRQYSDAPPLTLEGIKDRVLYVLKLYDKIDPEKLSVNSHFMKDLGLDSLDQVEIIMAMEDEFGFEIPDIDAEKLMCPQEIVDYIADKKDVYE